In Candidatus Defluviilinea proxima, a single genomic region encodes these proteins:
- a CDS encoding ABC transporter permease, whose protein sequence is MKLTEAMRIAWEAILKNKIRSVLTMLGIIIGVAAVIIMVAISAGTEATIQEQITSLGSNLLFVQSSFGRMGPGGGGQGGGLVYDDATAIQDQVSGVEAVVVEQSTTQTIKSESAQLDDVSIVGSSPGLPSVRDLEISQGRYFNEQDVQRKQKVAVLGYTLAQELFGDENPVGQYVTVGSTKLAVIGVMAEKGSVGGVDFDARLYTPITVVFQKFTPSQFARIVGDSVRQITVEVDPSANVDDVITQINLLLVKRHDLTLDTADFSVTTQSDIISTRESTTSAFRNLLAWVAGVSLIVGGIGIMNIMLVSVTERTREIGLRQSIGATPNDIRLQFLIEALLLSVIGGLIGILVGVGGSYIFGTFSDMRTVVSVSSVLLAFSSAAIVGAFFGFYPANQAAQLDPIEALRYE, encoded by the coding sequence ATGAAACTTACTGAAGCCATGCGTATTGCATGGGAAGCAATACTCAAAAATAAGATACGGTCCGTGTTGACCATGCTGGGCATCATCATCGGCGTGGCGGCGGTCATCATCATGGTCGCCATCAGCGCAGGGACAGAAGCCACCATTCAGGAACAGATCACAAGCCTTGGCTCGAACCTTCTGTTCGTACAAAGCAGTTTCGGCAGAATGGGACCCGGAGGTGGCGGGCAAGGTGGTGGCCTCGTCTATGACGATGCAACCGCTATTCAAGATCAGGTATCTGGTGTGGAGGCAGTGGTCGTCGAACAAAGTACCACGCAAACGATCAAATCGGAATCTGCGCAACTGGATGATGTTTCCATCGTGGGTTCATCACCCGGCCTCCCCTCCGTGCGTGATCTTGAAATCTCCCAAGGTCGATATTTCAATGAGCAGGATGTACAACGCAAACAAAAGGTTGCCGTCCTTGGTTATACATTGGCACAAGAACTTTTCGGTGACGAAAACCCGGTCGGGCAATACGTGACAGTTGGTTCTACAAAACTGGCCGTGATCGGCGTGATGGCAGAAAAGGGATCAGTAGGCGGTGTTGACTTCGATGCGCGGTTGTATACGCCCATCACGGTCGTGTTCCAGAAATTCACGCCATCACAATTCGCCCGCATCGTCGGTGATAGCGTACGCCAGATCACAGTAGAAGTTGATCCTTCAGCAAATGTTGACGATGTCATCACACAGATCAATCTCCTGCTCGTCAAACGCCATGACCTCACACTTGATACGGCAGATTTTAGCGTCACCACACAAAGCGACATCATCAGCACCCGCGAATCCACCACATCGGCATTTCGTAATCTGTTAGCATGGGTGGCAGGCGTATCGCTCATTGTAGGCGGTATCGGCATCATGAACATCATGCTGGTCAGCGTCACCGAGCGGACACGTGAGATCGGTTTGCGTCAATCCATCGGCGCAACACCAAACGATATCCGCTTGCAATTCCTGATCGAGGCTTTGTTATTGAGCGTTATAGGCGGGTTGATCGGCATCCTCGTTGGCGTAGGCGGTTCCTACATATTCGGCACCTTCAGCGACATGCGGACGGTTGTGTCTGTAAGTTCCGTCCTGCTAGCGTTCAGTTCCGCCGCGATTGTCGGAGCATTCTTCGGATTCTATCCCGCCAACCAAGCCGCACAACTCGATCCCATTGAAGCACTACGATACGAATAA
- a CDS encoding response regulator transcription factor: MAKTIMVVDDEKRLVSLVESYLTQEGYRVVTAYNGREALSVAQKEKPDLIVLDVMMPEMDGYEFMRKHRAENDTPIILLTARVDDEEKVIGLEVGADDYMTKPFRPRELVARVRAVMRRAGEKEPTAKVLKAADIIVDRDSRTVKVADEFVDLTPSEFDILTSLMGSPGRVYSRLDLLDVIQGVRYEGYERTIDTHIKNLRGKIEKSPRTPKYIETVYGVGYRFKRE, translated from the coding sequence ATGGCTAAAACCATCATGGTCGTGGACGATGAAAAAAGGTTGGTCTCACTGGTCGAGAGTTACTTGACGCAGGAAGGGTACCGCGTGGTCACTGCGTACAACGGCAGGGAGGCTTTAAGTGTGGCTCAAAAAGAAAAGCCCGATTTGATCGTCCTCGACGTGATGATGCCTGAAATGGATGGGTACGAATTCATGCGCAAGCACCGCGCAGAAAACGATACCCCCATCATTCTTTTGACTGCACGTGTAGACGATGAAGAAAAAGTGATCGGCCTCGAAGTGGGCGCAGATGATTACATGACCAAGCCTTTCCGTCCGCGTGAGTTGGTGGCGCGCGTACGTGCTGTCATGCGCCGCGCTGGAGAGAAGGAACCCACTGCCAAGGTGTTGAAAGCCGCAGATATTATCGTTGATAGAGACAGTCGCACAGTAAAAGTTGCCGATGAATTTGTAGACCTGACCCCCTCTGAGTTCGATATCCTAACATCGCTTATGGGCTCCCCCGGACGTGTGTATTCACGTCTTGACCTGCTCGATGTTATTCAAGGTGTTCGCTATGAGGGGTATGAACGCACTATAGATACTCACATCAAGAACCTGCGTGGCAAGATCGAGAAATCCCCTCGCACGCCAAAATATATCGAAACGGTATATGGCGTAGGCTATCGTTTTAAAAGGGAATAA
- a CDS encoding HAMP domain-containing protein codes for MRSISTKLIVAFLSIGIISVAIIFLTARWNTRQEFIKFLSDQSQSNLVTGLSTYYQENGSWNGADVVFFQSNNHQPGAGVGAPNPRPDIRQPFTLTDPNGYVLISNGNLKTGEKVSEDEFDLGIPIKQNDVVIGVLVPIRAPFQGNPRELEFIERTNITLLYGALVGAIIALILGVVLSRTITRPIRELTQATHAVSEGDLDQKVQVRSSDELGELAKAFNKMSAELMRSVNARKQMTADIAHELRTPLSLILGHAEAVHDGVLPPTKENFEIIREEATRLEHLVNDLRTLSLADAGELAMTFQPTEPERLLQEVAALYQYQTQKKNILLELDIASPLPTLELDPGRMTQVLTNILDNATRHTPEGGIITIAAKQIDKTVEISIQDSGPGLSPEETEKIFERFYRTDTSRQRDGALLSGSGLGLAIAKSIVQAHSGQLSAKSEPGKGLRVIVSLPAKS; via the coding sequence ATGCGTTCCATATCCACTAAATTGATCGTTGCCTTCTTGAGCATTGGTATCATCAGCGTGGCTATCATCTTTCTCACAGCACGCTGGAATACCCGGCAGGAATTCATAAAATTTCTCTCCGATCAATCTCAGAGCAATCTTGTCACGGGCCTTTCCACATACTATCAAGAAAACGGGTCATGGAACGGCGCGGACGTTGTCTTTTTTCAGAGTAACAACCATCAGCCCGGCGCAGGAGTGGGAGCGCCCAACCCTCGCCCAGATATACGTCAACCCTTCACACTAACAGACCCAAATGGCTATGTACTTATTTCTAACGGGAACTTAAAGACAGGGGAAAAGGTATCCGAAGACGAATTTGACTTGGGCATACCTATCAAGCAAAATGATGTTGTGATCGGAGTGCTGGTTCCGATACGTGCACCATTTCAGGGGAACCCTCGTGAACTTGAATTTATCGAACGCACCAACATCACGCTTCTTTATGGTGCGTTAGTCGGTGCAATCATCGCACTCATCCTTGGTGTTGTACTCTCACGCACCATCACCCGTCCCATTCGTGAGCTTACACAAGCCACACATGCCGTCTCTGAAGGCGATCTCGATCAAAAAGTACAGGTACGTTCAAGCGATGAGCTTGGTGAACTCGCCAAGGCCTTCAACAAAATGAGCGCAGAACTTATGCGCTCGGTCAATGCCCGCAAACAAATGACAGCAGATATTGCTCACGAACTCCGCACTCCGCTCAGCCTGATCCTTGGTCACGCAGAAGCAGTTCACGATGGTGTGCTCCCGCCAACCAAAGAAAATTTTGAGATCATCCGCGAGGAAGCGACCCGCCTCGAGCATTTGGTCAACGATCTGCGAACACTCTCGCTCGCAGATGCAGGCGAATTGGCCATGACCTTCCAACCTACAGAACCCGAGCGACTGCTCCAAGAAGTAGCTGCCCTCTATCAATATCAGACTCAAAAGAAAAACATCTTGCTTGAATTGGACATCGCTTCGCCTCTTCCTACGCTCGAGCTTGATCCTGGACGAATGACTCAGGTACTCACGAATATTTTAGACAACGCCACTCGTCACACTCCCGAAGGCGGGATAATCACCATCGCCGCAAAACAAATAGATAAAACTGTTGAGATCTCCATTCAAGATAGTGGCCCCGGGCTTTCACCTGAAGAAACAGAAAAGATCTTCGAACGCTTCTATCGCACCGATACATCCCGTCAGCGTGACGGTGCACTTCTGAGCGGTTCGGGTTTGGGATTGGCTATCGCCAAATCCATCGTGCAGGCACACAGCGGCCAGCTTTCAGCGAAGTCCGAGCCGGGCAAGGGGTTGAGAGTCATCGTCTCGCTACCGGCAAAGTCCTGA
- a CDS encoding efflux RND transporter periplasmic adaptor subunit produces MNTTQKAKHTSKIRISRVAIILLLAILLGGGGYLYLRLSTPTADSTTETPLQTSKATTGDLVLFASGTGTVSPAAESSFGFNTSGQVSEIKVNVGDAVEAGQVLAQLDDTQAKIELAQAQEAMDKLTSAAAIATVKGSLAEALTDYDSTKKTLQYLISPQVLYWEENIAEREKLLAAAQAAAETDTSETAKQKVAQIEASLKYAQNSLVYYQQDYNDTYVKTNFTQYHDVFYLSRGLVTEPIKVEDENGKEINLVYAPTEGEIGMARAAYNLAKAQIAELQTYLDVLNGAEIPEDATGENLATYIETKHALETAQYNLNATKLIAPISGTITTLDINVGDLVSSGSAVVTVSNIDQPYTLDAYLDADNWGQIENGYEVEVTFDILPDQTFKGSVTNIYPTLDTSSASSTLVHFTAQLDETIPYELPSGAALSIEVIGGRAENTVLIPVEALHEFGDEQYAVFVMENGQPRLHIVEVGLKNLTKAEIISGLNAGDTVTTGVVKTR; encoded by the coding sequence ATGAACACAACACAAAAAGCCAAACACACATCCAAAATACGCATAAGCCGAGTCGCCATAATTCTTTTATTGGCAATTCTTCTCGGCGGCGGTGGATATCTTTACTTACGACTCTCTACCCCAACAGCGGATTCAACAACTGAAACCCCGCTTCAAACATCCAAGGCAACAACTGGGGACTTGGTTCTATTTGCCAGCGGCACAGGGACAGTGAGTCCCGCCGCCGAATCCAGTTTCGGCTTCAACACTAGCGGGCAGGTCAGCGAGATCAAGGTCAATGTTGGAGATGCAGTGGAAGCGGGTCAGGTGCTTGCACAATTAGACGATACTCAGGCAAAGATAGAACTCGCACAAGCTCAAGAGGCCATGGATAAACTGACATCGGCCGCCGCGATCGCCACAGTGAAAGGCTCGCTCGCAGAAGCGTTGACCGATTACGACAGTACAAAAAAGACACTCCAATATCTCATCAGCCCACAGGTTTTATATTGGGAAGAGAATATCGCAGAACGTGAAAAACTTCTCGCCGCCGCGCAAGCCGCCGCCGAAACTGACACATCCGAAACCGCCAAACAAAAAGTGGCCCAGATCGAAGCGTCATTGAAATATGCACAAAACTCGTTAGTCTATTACCAACAGGATTACAACGACACCTACGTCAAGACTAACTTTACACAATATCACGATGTATTTTATCTATCGAGAGGCCTAGTCACCGAGCCGATCAAGGTCGAAGACGAAAATGGGAAAGAGATCAACCTGGTCTACGCCCCCACCGAAGGCGAGATTGGCATGGCACGCGCCGCCTATAACCTGGCAAAGGCTCAGATCGCTGAATTGCAAACCTATTTGGATGTATTGAACGGCGCAGAGATTCCAGAAGACGCCACCGGAGAAAATCTGGCCACTTACATAGAAACCAAACATGCGCTTGAAACAGCTCAATACAACTTGAATGCTACAAAACTCATCGCTCCTATCAGTGGAACAATCACCACGCTCGATATCAACGTTGGCGATCTCGTGTCTAGTGGCAGTGCCGTGGTTACCGTATCAAATATCGATCAGCCCTACACCTTGGATGCATATTTAGATGCAGACAACTGGGGGCAGATCGAAAACGGCTACGAGGTGGAGGTTACTTTCGATATTCTTCCCGACCAAACTTTCAAAGGAAGTGTCACAAACATCTATCCCACGCTCGACACATCATCAGCAAGTTCAACACTTGTGCATTTCACAGCGCAATTGGATGAAACTATTCCTTACGAACTTCCCTCCGGGGCGGCACTATCCATCGAGGTCATCGGCGGGCGGGCAGAGAACACCGTACTGATACCCGTAGAAGCTTTGCATGAATTTGGTGACGAGCAATATGCGGTATTTGTTATGGAAAATGGACAACCACGTTTACACATTGTGGAAGTCGGGTTGAAAAATCTCACGAAAGCAGAAATTATTTCCGGTCTGAACGCTGGTGACACTGTCACTACAGGCGTGGTCAAGACCAGGTAA
- a CDS encoding ABC transporter ATP-binding protein, which yields MDKKKIIETIDITKVFGMGDISVTALKGINIEINAGEFVAIMGPSGSGKSTLMHILGCLSQPTSGQYMLDGEDVSSLDKVELAHIRNKKLGFIFQAYNLLARTTALRNVTLPFLYRHENKIGNEEGEEKAKAMLELVGLAQRIHHQPHELSGGQQQRVAIARALINDPVLIIADEPTGNLDSRSGVEIMNLLHTLHEQGTTIVMVTHDPKIAEHTQRTIQLTDGLVDNIIHNGKKVHA from the coding sequence ATGGATAAGAAAAAGATTATCGAAACGATTGACATCACAAAGGTCTTCGGCATGGGAGACATCAGTGTAACGGCATTGAAAGGTATCAACATCGAGATCAACGCCGGTGAGTTCGTCGCCATCATGGGGCCTTCTGGCTCAGGCAAGAGCACACTCATGCACATCCTCGGTTGTCTCTCACAACCCACCAGCGGACAATACATGCTCGACGGTGAAGATGTGAGCTCACTTGATAAAGTGGAATTGGCCCACATCCGCAATAAAAAACTTGGTTTTATTTTCCAAGCATACAACCTGCTTGCACGTACAACAGCGCTTAGAAATGTCACTCTGCCGTTTCTTTATAGACATGAAAACAAGATAGGGAACGAAGAAGGCGAAGAAAAAGCAAAGGCCATGCTGGAACTCGTTGGTCTGGCACAGCGCATTCATCACCAGCCACATGAACTCTCCGGCGGTCAGCAACAACGCGTTGCCATTGCACGTGCGCTCATCAATGATCCTGTGCTTATCATTGCAGATGAGCCAACAGGCAACCTTGATAGCCGCTCTGGTGTAGAGATCATGAATCTTCTGCACACACTTCATGAACAAGGAACGACCATCGTCATGGTTACACACGATCCCAAAATTGCCGAGCACACACAACGAACCATTCAATTAACGGATGGCCTCGTAGACAATATTATTCACAACGGAAAGAAGGTGCACGCATGA
- a CDS encoding efflux RND transporter periplasmic adaptor subunit, with amino-acid sequence MKNKIFASKKARWILLGIVALAIVGGSAAYYFTNTAQASVATETPLQTASAYRGSIVLQSNGTGTLAPANTVSFGFGTSGQITELTIKIGDQVEAGQVIGKMDDTEAKAAYEQAKRNLADITTPAAVAEAEQAVADAEVEITNALKTIKFLVSPDVFYWEGQLATAQETLKEAQADAGSSPTAEQKKKVDEATATLDRAQKNLEAAKLTYINEYAPENFTFTYTYTNDEDKETTTKEVIPPSDAEIAAARATYQLAVENQKEAQAFLDFLNGGPLPDAVTGSTITSLVDAQTALQTAEDNLVATQLTSPITGTVTALTASVGDYVSASSIVTVSDLSQPYTIDAYFDAEDWTSIQAGYEADVVFDILPDDTYTGEVTAVYPELDSSSSSSLVHAIVKLNENIKTDLPAGASAAVDVTSGRAENVTLIPIEALHETSPGKYAVFVMQNGKPRLRVIEIGLKDLLHAEVKSGVEAGDVVTTGITAVQ; translated from the coding sequence ATGAAGAATAAAATTTTCGCTTCAAAAAAAGCTCGCTGGATACTCCTAGGGATCGTAGCACTGGCAATTGTTGGAGGAAGTGCGGCATATTATTTCACTAACACCGCCCAAGCCAGTGTAGCAACTGAAACGCCGCTGCAAACCGCATCCGCTTACCGAGGGAGCATCGTATTGCAGTCCAATGGCACCGGCACACTTGCACCGGCCAACACGGTCAGTTTTGGGTTCGGAACCAGCGGACAGATCACTGAGTTGACCATCAAAATTGGCGATCAAGTAGAAGCCGGTCAAGTGATCGGCAAAATGGATGACACAGAAGCCAAGGCTGCTTACGAACAGGCAAAACGCAACCTTGCAGATATCACCACTCCTGCCGCTGTTGCCGAGGCAGAACAAGCAGTAGCTGATGCGGAGGTAGAGATCACCAATGCACTGAAAACCATAAAATTTCTCGTCAGCCCCGATGTCTTTTATTGGGAAGGGCAATTAGCTACAGCGCAGGAAACGCTCAAAGAGGCGCAAGCAGACGCAGGGTCCAGCCCGACCGCTGAACAGAAGAAGAAAGTTGATGAAGCCACAGCGACCCTAGATCGAGCACAGAAAAATCTTGAAGCCGCGAAGTTGACATACATCAATGAGTATGCACCAGAGAACTTCACCTTCACCTACACATATACAAATGATGAAGACAAGGAAACAACAACCAAGGAAGTCATCCCGCCGTCTGATGCAGAGATCGCAGCCGCACGTGCAACCTATCAATTAGCAGTTGAGAACCAAAAAGAAGCGCAAGCCTTCCTCGACTTTTTAAACGGGGGTCCACTTCCCGATGCTGTGACCGGCAGTACGATCACATCGCTTGTGGACGCACAAACAGCGCTTCAAACCGCAGAAGATAATCTGGTCGCTACACAATTGACATCTCCCATCACTGGAACAGTGACCGCCCTAACAGCCAGCGTCGGAGATTATGTCTCCGCGTCGTCCATTGTCACCGTTTCAGACCTGAGCCAACCATACACAATAGATGCGTATTTCGATGCAGAAGACTGGACCAGCATTCAAGCAGGGTACGAGGCTGATGTAGTGTTCGACATTTTGCCTGATGATACATACACAGGTGAAGTGACAGCGGTCTACCCTGAACTCGACAGCTCATCCAGTTCGTCGCTCGTTCATGCCATTGTCAAGTTGAATGAGAATATCAAAACAGATCTACCGGCTGGCGCCTCTGCCGCAGTAGATGTGACCAGCGGACGCGCTGAGAACGTAACACTTATTCCGATAGAAGCCTTGCACGAAACCAGCCCCGGCAAATATGCGGTCTTTGTCATGCAAAACGGTAAACCCCGTTTACGCGTGATCGAGATCGGGCTCAAAGACTTGTTACATGCAGAGGTCAAATCAGGAGTTGAGGCAGGCGACGTCGTCACAACAGGGATTACGGCGGTGCAATAA
- a CDS encoding DUF4405 domain-containing protein: MIETKTKNNTKVKLILDVSIFVAFIIAMDPRSSGIAVHEWLSTAAFAALVTHLLLSWDWIVQTTRRIVSTMNAQTRFNYILNWLLFFDVTILMLSGFLISKSVMPFLGITLPQNFTWRALHDASANIFLLLLGIHTALHWNWIVTACTRYIFQPIARLFSTNKKKDVAV; the protein is encoded by the coding sequence ATGATCGAAACCAAAACAAAAAACAATACAAAAGTGAAGCTCATACTTGATGTGAGCATCTTCGTTGCCTTCATCATTGCCATGGATCCGCGTTCCAGTGGGATCGCTGTGCATGAATGGCTGTCCACTGCTGCGTTTGCGGCTCTTGTTACGCACCTGCTGTTGAGCTGGGATTGGATCGTGCAAACCACACGCCGTATCGTTAGCACAATGAACGCTCAGACACGCTTCAACTACATTCTCAACTGGTTGCTGTTTTTCGATGTGACGATACTTATGCTTTCGGGGTTTCTGATCTCGAAATCCGTTATGCCATTTTTAGGTATTACCCTTCCTCAAAACTTCACCTGGCGCGCCTTGCATGATGCCTCTGCGAATATCTTCCTTTTGTTGCTTGGCATTCACACCGCCTTGCACTGGAATTGGATCGTGACTGCATGTACGCGTTATATTTTCCAGCCGATTGCCCGGTTGTTCTCAACAAATAAGAAAAAGGATGTAGCCGTATGA
- a CDS encoding efflux RND transporter periplasmic adaptor subunit: MTTTSGRTKQRIWIIVIVAALAVTGWYAFRLKGRATSQTADNSTTQTAIARQGNLTLSATGSGTLIAQTDASFGFETSGQVTQVNVKVGDQVEAGEVLAQLDDTLAQMEYAEAQQALQELRSPASIAVVQQEIATAKDAKVAARDWLVYLFSAEVIDAEDNLNAAKERLAEAQANAKANPSDATAAEVKKQEKSVDYLNDKLSQAWTYYEDYYLPETFTQYEQQGRNRVVKTETDPLTGKEIPVIRGASTADTAKARNDYAQAIETIKDGELYLEALDTGTIPEGATGEKLNTLYQAQQAVKDAQSAINKTKLIAPISGIVTSFGVNVGEQASTSSTITISQLDQPYMVDAYLDQADWDATKIGNKVNVIFELISEQTFPGTITTVYPELVASGNSSLVHIVVQLDRSLSQNLPVGTGATVSVVGGEAKDVVLVPVEAIHKTKGEYAVTVIQNGDQVERSVEIGIQDDTYVEIKSGLDAGETVVTE, translated from the coding sequence TTGACAACCACGTCGGGAAGAACAAAACAGCGCATATGGATCATCGTCATCGTCGCGGCGCTCGCAGTGACAGGATGGTACGCATTTCGGTTGAAAGGTAGAGCAACTTCGCAGACCGCCGACAATTCAACTACGCAAACGGCTATCGCAAGGCAAGGCAACTTGACCCTTTCAGCAACTGGATCTGGCACATTGATCGCACAAACAGATGCAAGTTTCGGCTTCGAAACCAGCGGGCAGGTCACACAAGTCAATGTGAAGGTAGGAGATCAAGTAGAAGCTGGAGAAGTGCTGGCTCAATTAGACGATACGCTCGCACAGATGGAATATGCAGAAGCTCAACAGGCGTTACAGGAACTGCGCTCCCCCGCCTCCATAGCCGTTGTGCAACAAGAAATTGCAACAGCAAAGGATGCAAAAGTTGCGGCAAGGGATTGGCTGGTGTATCTATTCAGCGCAGAAGTAATAGATGCAGAAGATAATCTCAACGCCGCCAAGGAAAGGCTGGCTGAAGCACAAGCGAATGCGAAGGCCAATCCATCAGATGCGACCGCTGCAGAAGTGAAAAAGCAGGAAAAGTCAGTTGATTATCTCAATGACAAACTATCACAAGCGTGGACGTATTACGAAGATTACTATCTGCCTGAAACCTTTACACAATACGAACAACAAGGTCGAAATCGTGTAGTAAAGACAGAAACAGATCCACTTACTGGCAAAGAAATACCGGTGATCAGGGGAGCATCCACGGCCGATACTGCCAAGGCACGCAACGACTATGCTCAAGCAATTGAGACGATCAAAGACGGAGAACTTTATCTTGAGGCGTTGGATACAGGCACGATCCCTGAAGGTGCCACCGGCGAAAAATTAAACACGCTTTATCAGGCACAGCAAGCCGTAAAAGACGCTCAATCTGCAATTAATAAAACGAAGTTGATCGCCCCTATCAGCGGGATAGTTACATCCTTTGGTGTAAATGTCGGCGAACAAGCCAGTACATCTTCGACGATCACCATCTCGCAATTGGACCAACCATATATGGTAGATGCCTATCTCGACCAAGCGGATTGGGACGCCACCAAAATTGGCAACAAAGTCAACGTGATCTTCGAATTGATTTCCGAGCAGACCTTCCCCGGGACGATAACAACCGTTTACCCTGAGTTAGTTGCATCAGGCAATTCGTCGCTGGTACATATCGTTGTGCAGTTAGATAGAAGTCTCAGCCAGAATTTGCCCGTTGGAACAGGAGCAACCGTAAGCGTAGTAGGAGGCGAAGCTAAGGATGTGGTGCTGGTGCCAGTGGAAGCGATCCACAAAACAAAGGGTGAGTACGCAGTTACAGTCATCCAAAATGGAGATCAAGTGGAGCGGAGCGTTGAAATTGGCATTCAGGATGATACCTACGTTGAGATCAAATCTGGACTCGATGCGGGTGAAACCGTGGTGACGGAATAA
- a CDS encoding efflux RND transporter periplasmic adaptor subunit: MATTKFLKRSNKSGWIISSVVVLAIVLSMTGYYYSKSKSTNAIQATLETSTIGTGDIILSASGLGTLIPSEEVSFGFDNSGKVEEVLVKLGDTVEAGQVLATQENSTIALEYKRAEANLAALSSPSAIASAEQAMFDAKETLVSAKDTYQHMIGPDLLIAQENEQQAQLKVQAAKDAVGQDASDENKQLLTIAETALENTEKILAQAKRDYEGKYLFQEYYFPVRNDNGITIDRQVFAPTEAEIATAQAAYELAKANLSDAQNYLDILNGTKTTSDVPVSSFTSITEAKIAFDQAKADLDATELIAPISGTITSVSINPGENVGTSAIITISNMSQPYVVDAYLDETDWDKAKVGYTANVTFDLLPDSTYPGKIIRVYPALDDSSGTSLVHILVQLDNKINVNIPAGATVSVDVTGGEALDVVVVPTSALKEVDGKYTVYLMKNGQPVEQKVEIGIQDILNAEVQSGLQTGDVVLTNATDISE; this comes from the coding sequence ATGGCAACGACAAAATTTTTGAAACGCTCGAACAAAAGTGGATGGATCATTTCATCTGTAGTTGTTTTGGCAATTGTATTGAGCATGACAGGGTATTACTACAGCAAATCAAAATCTACTAACGCTATTCAAGCAACGCTTGAGACTTCAACCATTGGCACCGGAGATATTATTCTCTCGGCATCAGGGCTTGGCACACTAATTCCCAGTGAGGAAGTTTCTTTTGGCTTCGACAATAGTGGCAAGGTCGAAGAAGTGCTCGTGAAGTTGGGAGATACAGTGGAAGCTGGGCAGGTGCTAGCCACACAGGAAAACTCAACCATCGCATTGGAATACAAACGCGCCGAAGCGAACCTTGCGGCATTGTCATCCCCTTCTGCAATTGCATCGGCAGAACAGGCCATGTTCGATGCAAAAGAGACGCTTGTCTCTGCCAAAGATACCTATCAACATATGATCGGACCTGATCTACTGATCGCGCAAGAGAATGAACAACAGGCGCAATTAAAAGTGCAAGCCGCAAAAGATGCGGTGGGACAAGACGCATCCGATGAAAATAAACAATTACTCACCATTGCCGAAACAGCTCTTGAAAATACCGAAAAGATCCTCGCGCAGGCAAAACGCGATTACGAAGGCAAGTATCTTTTTCAAGAATACTATTTCCCTGTGAGAAACGATAACGGTATCACCATCGACAGGCAGGTCTTCGCCCCCACAGAAGCCGAGATCGCAACAGCCCAAGCCGCATACGAACTTGCAAAGGCCAACTTAAGTGATGCACAAAATTATCTTGACATTCTGAATGGCACCAAGACAACAAGCGATGTGCCTGTCAGCAGTTTTACATCCATTACAGAAGCAAAGATCGCGTTCGATCAAGCAAAAGCAGATCTTGATGCTACAGAACTGATTGCACCCATCAGCGGGACGATCACATCCGTCAGCATAAATCCCGGTGAGAATGTGGGCACTTCGGCAATCATCACTATATCGAACATGTCCCAGCCGTATGTGGTGGACGCGTATCTCGACGAAACCGATTGGGATAAAGCCAAAGTCGGGTACACAGCAAATGTAACCTTCGACCTGCTTCCAGATAGCACCTATCCCGGGAAGATCATTCGGGTATATCCAGCTCTTGATGATTCATCGGGCACATCCCTCGTCCATATCCTTGTGCAATTAGATAACAAGATCAATGTCAACATTCCTGCTGGTGCAACGGTCAGCGTAGATGTGACCGGCGGCGAGGCATTGGATGTCGTCGTCGTGCCAACCTCCGCTTTGAAAGAAGTGGATGGCAAATACACCGTGTACTTGATGAAGAACGGCCAGCCTGTAGAACAGAAAGTTGAAATCGGTATTCAAGATATTCTCAACGCCGAAGTTCAATCGGGCCTGCAAACAGGGGACGTTGTGTTGACGAACGCAACAGACATAAGTGAATGA